One segment of Nocardioides sp. QY071 DNA contains the following:
- a CDS encoding amidase, whose amino-acid sequence MTSAPWSLRTLVEDLRTGRTTPADVHTRFRERVAATDPALRAWVELAPPPPDAGAAGPLGGVPLGVKDIIDVAGLPTRCGAAVRADAGPAPADAAIVTAWRSAGAVPAGKTVTTEFAFFAPGPTANPAAPGHTPGGSSSGSAAAVAAGQVPLALGSQTAGSVTRPASYCGVASLVMSHGRYPVTGVTGLSPSLDSHGVLAASASDLALAWAALTGTHDAGAALGRAPRVLVWTGAALGVVEDAMSAALEAAVDRLRAAGARVDPFPEERLVAELTCAHPVVMAFEAARERAAELARADELSEPLAALLRTGAATSHADYRAACEVVDAGERSLAAHLSSYDVVLGPAAPGPAPRGLAATGDPVLSRAWQALGLPTAAVPGLVDEAGLPLGVQLVGRRRGETELLGHATWLERHLTGALRS is encoded by the coding sequence ATGACCTCGGCCCCGTGGTCCCTGCGCACCTTGGTCGAGGACCTGCGGACCGGGCGGACCACGCCCGCGGACGTGCACACCCGGTTCCGCGAGCGGGTGGCCGCCACGGATCCCGCGCTGCGTGCCTGGGTCGAGCTCGCGCCGCCACCCCCGGACGCCGGGGCGGCCGGCCCGCTCGGTGGTGTGCCGCTCGGCGTCAAGGACATCATCGACGTCGCCGGGCTGCCGACCCGGTGCGGCGCCGCCGTGCGTGCCGACGCGGGCCCGGCCCCGGCCGACGCCGCGATCGTGACGGCGTGGCGGTCCGCCGGCGCCGTACCCGCGGGCAAGACGGTCACCACGGAGTTCGCGTTCTTCGCCCCCGGCCCCACCGCCAACCCCGCGGCCCCCGGACACACGCCGGGCGGCTCGTCGAGCGGCTCGGCCGCCGCCGTCGCCGCCGGTCAGGTCCCGCTGGCGCTCGGCTCCCAGACCGCGGGCTCGGTCACCCGGCCCGCCTCCTACTGCGGCGTCGCCTCGCTCGTGATGAGCCACGGGCGGTACCCGGTGACCGGCGTCACCGGACTCAGCCCGAGCCTCGACAGCCACGGCGTGCTCGCCGCGTCGGCGTCCGACCTCGCCCTGGCCTGGGCGGCGCTGACCGGGACCCACGATGCCGGGGCCGCCCTCGGTCGCGCGCCGCGGGTCCTGGTGTGGACCGGGGCGGCACTGGGCGTCGTCGAGGACGCCATGTCGGCCGCGCTCGAGGCGGCCGTCGACCGGCTGCGTGCGGCCGGTGCCAGGGTCGACCCGTTCCCCGAGGAGCGGCTCGTCGCCGAGCTCACCTGCGCCCACCCCGTCGTGATGGCCTTCGAGGCTGCCCGCGAGCGCGCGGCCGAGCTCGCCCGCGCCGACGAGCTCAGCGAGCCCCTCGCGGCGCTGCTGCGGACCGGTGCGGCCACGTCCCACGCGGACTACCGGGCCGCGTGCGAGGTCGTGGACGCGGGGGAGCGGTCGCTCGCGGCCCACCTGTCGTCGTACGACGTCGTGCTCGGCCCCGCGGCACCCGGTCCGGCGCCTCGCGGCCTCGCCGCGACAGGAGACCCCGTCCTCAGCCGGGCCTGGCAGGCGCTGGGCCTGCCCACCGCAGCGGTCCCCGGCCTCGTCGACGAGGCGGGCCTGCCGCTCGGCGTCCAGCTCGTCGGCCGCCGCCGCGGGGAGACCGAACTGCTCGGCCACGCCACGTGGCTCGAACGACACCTGACCGGAGCGCTTCGGTCCTAG
- a CDS encoding response regulator, with protein sequence MTPVVHIVDDDEDLRQSLVFLFESVGITAYTYPDAPTFLDEMDPDEPSVVIVDVRMPGLSGFQLQEQLVAREYPAPVIFCSAHGDIPMSVRALRHGAVDFLEKPYEPQKMLEVVQEHLEVAAQRFADDHCRRSVSARLDALTPREREVLRLVIAGLPSQHIARELGTSVKTVDVHRARIKAKTDAESLGTLVRDVLQYRVTV encoded by the coding sequence GTGACCCCTGTGGTCCACATCGTCGACGACGACGAGGACCTCCGGCAGTCGCTGGTGTTCTTGTTCGAGAGCGTCGGGATCACCGCGTACACCTACCCCGACGCGCCGACCTTCCTCGACGAGATGGACCCCGACGAACCGAGCGTGGTGATCGTCGACGTGCGCATGCCCGGCCTGAGCGGCTTCCAGCTGCAGGAGCAGCTGGTGGCCCGCGAGTACCCCGCGCCGGTCATCTTCTGCTCGGCCCACGGCGACATCCCGATGTCCGTGCGCGCCTTGCGCCACGGTGCCGTCGACTTCCTCGAGAAGCCCTACGAGCCGCAGAAGATGCTCGAGGTCGTCCAGGAGCACCTCGAGGTCGCCGCCCAGCGCTTCGCCGACGACCACTGCCGTCGGTCCGTCTCCGCGCGCCTCGACGCCCTCACGCCGCGTGAGCGCGAGGTGCTTCGGCTCGTCATCGCGGGCCTGCCGAGCCAGCACATCGCGCGCGAGCTCGGCACCAGCGTCAAGACCGTCGACGTGCACCGGGCGCGGATCAAGGCCAAGACCGACGCGGAGAGCCTCGGCACGCTGGTGCGCGACGTGCTGCAGTACCGGGTCACGGTCTGA
- a CDS encoding nuclear transport factor 2 family protein — protein sequence MSDDLEALRRRVAVLEAEAEIRRLQARYMFLCDTPCPEAGVSDDAHRIDLVMDLYAADAVWEGVGEQYDGQFGRAVGKAAVREHFERFWSPDRTPALVLNAHYLTSEQIHVDGDRAEGQWIHMQPWLYADGTALLRSSRLNNAFRRDDGRWLITRTRTENVFVAPLPVGFASAYPTASVLMDPRA from the coding sequence ATGAGCGACGACCTCGAGGCGCTGCGGCGCCGGGTGGCGGTCCTGGAGGCGGAGGCGGAGATCCGCCGTCTCCAGGCCCGCTACATGTTCCTGTGCGACACGCCCTGCCCGGAGGCGGGCGTGTCCGACGACGCCCACCGCATCGACCTCGTCATGGACCTCTACGCCGCCGACGCCGTCTGGGAGGGCGTCGGCGAGCAGTACGACGGCCAGTTCGGCCGCGCCGTCGGCAAGGCCGCCGTACGCGAGCACTTCGAGCGCTTCTGGTCGCCCGACCGCACTCCGGCGCTGGTGCTGAACGCCCACTACCTGACCTCGGAGCAGATCCACGTCGACGGGGACCGGGCCGAGGGCCAGTGGATCCACATGCAGCCGTGGCTCTACGCCGACGGCACCGCCCTGCTCCGCTCGAGCCGGCTCAACAACGCGTTCCGGCGCGACGACGGTCGCTGGCTGATCACTCGCACGCGCACCGAGAACGTGTTCGTCGCACCGCTGCCGGTCGGGTTCGCCTCGGCGTACCCGACCGCCTCGGTGCTGATGGATCCGAGGGCCTGA
- a CDS encoding MFS transporter — protein MTVTTAPPRISPAQTRRLAIGAGAGTSLEFFDFSIYTVASALVFPAVFFSGDTDPWFASFMSLATYTLGYVVAPLGAIVMGWVGDRHGRRRAMLITFYLMGGATVLMGLLPSYASIGVAAPVLLIALRMVHGFSRGGELGGASVLAVEHAPVSQRAAYGAFVALGSPLGALLANLSFVLVFYLPAATVQSWGWRIPFLVGAAVLLLGIWARRSLEESPVFQELASERSAQQIARIPVWNVLRDNWRRLLLAAGANMGLNAVMFVLAGFMLSYAASPAPKGLGLEIKSVLWCTLPGLAVHAVTVVAGARLSDRLGRKPVMLTAAVAVLGYVLILFPLAQHGSLAMWAVATAGGFLLTGFLFGPLITFLTELFTAEQRQSGAGLAYQVGAVLGGGLSPSIANRLIEWTGHASSVGYYLAAGMAVTVVCLLLLPETAPARTGTGR, from the coding sequence ATGACCGTCACGACGGCACCCCCTCGCATCAGCCCCGCCCAGACCCGGAGGCTGGCCATCGGCGCCGGTGCCGGGACGTCGCTGGAGTTCTTCGACTTCTCGATCTACACCGTCGCGTCGGCGCTGGTGTTCCCCGCCGTGTTCTTCTCCGGCGACACCGACCCGTGGTTCGCGTCGTTCATGAGCCTCGCGACCTACACCCTCGGGTACGTCGTCGCGCCGCTCGGCGCGATCGTGATGGGCTGGGTGGGCGACCGCCACGGGCGGCGGCGCGCCATGCTGATCACCTTCTACCTGATGGGCGGCGCAACGGTCCTGATGGGCCTGCTGCCGTCGTACGCCTCGATCGGCGTCGCCGCACCGGTGCTGCTGATCGCGCTGCGGATGGTGCACGGCTTCTCGCGAGGCGGCGAGCTGGGCGGTGCCTCGGTGCTGGCGGTAGAGCACGCACCCGTCTCCCAGCGCGCGGCGTACGGCGCGTTCGTGGCGCTCGGCTCACCATTGGGCGCGCTGCTGGCGAACCTCTCGTTCGTCCTCGTGTTCTACCTGCCCGCTGCCACCGTGCAGAGCTGGGGCTGGCGGATCCCGTTCCTGGTCGGTGCCGCCGTGCTCCTGCTCGGCATCTGGGCCCGGCGCTCGCTCGAGGAGTCGCCCGTCTTCCAGGAGCTCGCCTCGGAGCGGTCCGCGCAGCAGATCGCCCGGATCCCGGTGTGGAACGTGCTGCGCGACAACTGGCGCCGCCTCCTGCTCGCCGCCGGCGCCAACATGGGCCTGAACGCGGTGATGTTCGTGCTGGCCGGGTTCATGCTGTCGTACGCCGCCTCGCCCGCCCCCAAGGGCCTCGGCCTCGAGATCAAGTCCGTGCTCTGGTGCACCCTGCCCGGTCTCGCGGTGCACGCCGTCACCGTCGTCGCCGGCGCCCGCCTCTCCGACCGCCTGGGCCGCAAGCCGGTGATGCTCACGGCCGCCGTCGCCGTGCTCGGCTACGTGCTCATCCTCTTCCCGCTCGCCCAACACGGCTCGCTGGCCATGTGGGCCGTGGCGACCGCGGGCGGGTTCCTCCTCACCGGCTTCCTGTTCGGCCCGCTGATCACCTTCCTCACCGAGCTGTTCACCGCCGAGCAGCGCCAGTCCGGCGCCGGCCTGGCCTACCAGGTCGGCGCGGTCCTCGGGGGTGGCCTGTCCCCCTCGATCGCCAACCGGCTGATCGAGTGGACCGGGCACGCGTCGTCGGTCGGCTATTACCTCGCCGCCGGCATGGCCGTCACCGTGGTGTGCCTGCTGCTGCTCCCTGAGACCGCGCCGGCACGGACCGGAACCGGCCGATGA
- a CDS encoding NAD(P)/FAD-dependent oxidoreductase has translation MPDTPEAALEADVVVIGLGPGGEHLAASLARAGLSVVGVDRRLVGGECPYFGCIPSKMMIRAADALAEGRRVPALAGESEVRPDWTAVADRIRDEATDDWDDKVAVERLEKAGARFLRGTGRLDGPGRVVVTTADGEVTVAASRGVVLNTGTEPAVPPILGLAGTPYWTNRDIVRVRDLPASLAVLGGGAIGCELAQAFARFGVEVTVIEALDRILGPEEPEASAVVHKAFEAEGITVRTGVGVTAVSHEGAFSIGLADGTSVGADALLVAAGRRTNLGDIGLDTVGLDPAARTLAVTKKMRVKGAKRLWAIGDITGKGAFTHMSMYQANVAIRDLTGEDGPWADYRAVSRATFTDPEVGSVGMTEDQARRAGIRVGVGTAALPESSRGWLHKVGNDGVVKVVVDLDRDVLVGATAVGPSGGEIIGMLVTAVHAEVPLATLRGMHFAYPTFHRAIETALSAVS, from the coding sequence ATGCCGGACACCCCCGAAGCCGCCCTGGAAGCCGATGTCGTCGTGATCGGGCTCGGGCCCGGCGGTGAGCACCTCGCCGCGTCGCTCGCCCGGGCCGGGCTCTCCGTCGTCGGGGTCGACCGCCGCCTGGTCGGCGGCGAGTGCCCGTACTTCGGGTGCATCCCCTCCAAGATGATGATCCGCGCCGCCGACGCGCTCGCCGAGGGCCGGCGGGTGCCGGCGTTGGCGGGGGAGTCCGAGGTCCGGCCCGACTGGACGGCCGTCGCCGACCGGATCCGCGACGAGGCCACCGACGACTGGGACGACAAGGTCGCCGTCGAGCGCCTGGAGAAGGCTGGGGCGCGGTTCCTGCGCGGCACCGGTCGGCTCGACGGGCCGGGCCGCGTGGTCGTCACGACAGCCGACGGCGAGGTCACGGTCGCTGCGAGCCGCGGCGTCGTGCTCAACACCGGGACGGAGCCGGCCGTGCCGCCGATCCTGGGGCTCGCCGGGACGCCGTACTGGACCAACCGCGACATCGTGCGGGTCCGGGACCTGCCGGCGAGCCTGGCCGTCCTCGGCGGCGGAGCCATCGGCTGCGAGCTCGCGCAGGCCTTCGCGCGCTTCGGCGTCGAGGTCACCGTGATCGAGGCGCTGGACCGGATCCTCGGTCCGGAGGAGCCGGAGGCCAGCGCCGTCGTGCACAAGGCCTTCGAAGCCGAGGGCATCACGGTGCGCACCGGCGTCGGCGTCACGGCGGTCTCCCACGAGGGCGCGTTCAGCATCGGCCTCGCCGACGGCACGTCGGTCGGCGCCGACGCGTTGCTGGTGGCGGCGGGGCGTCGTACCAACCTCGGCGACATCGGCCTCGACACCGTCGGTCTGGATCCCGCGGCGCGCACCCTCGCGGTGACCAAGAAGATGCGGGTCAAGGGCGCCAAGCGGCTGTGGGCGATCGGCGACATCACCGGCAAGGGCGCCTTCACGCACATGTCGATGTACCAGGCGAACGTCGCGATCCGGGACCTCACCGGCGAGGACGGACCGTGGGCCGACTACCGCGCCGTCTCCCGCGCGACCTTCACCGACCCCGAGGTCGGTTCGGTCGGGATGACCGAGGACCAGGCCCGGCGTGCGGGGATCCGGGTCGGCGTCGGTACGGCGGCGCTGCCGGAGTCGAGCCGCGGCTGGCTGCACAAGGTCGGCAACGACGGGGTCGTCAAGGTCGTGGTGGACCTCGACCGCGACGTCCTCGTCGGGGCCACCGCGGTCGGACCGTCCGGCGGGGAGATCATCGGGATGCTGGTGACGGCCGTCCACGCCGAGGTCCCGCTCGCGACCCTGCGCGGGATGCACTTCGCGTACCCGACTTTCCACAGGGCGATCGAGACCGCGCTCTCCGCCGTGTCGTGA
- a CDS encoding CsbD family protein: MGLDDKLSNKTEEMSGKAKEAVGKATDDEDLENEGKVDKAKGNLKQAGEKVKDAFK, from the coding sequence ATGGGTCTCGACGACAAGCTGAGCAACAAGACCGAGGAGATGTCCGGCAAGGCCAAGGAGGCGGTGGGCAAGGCCACCGACGACGAGGACCTCGAGAACGAGGGCAAGGTCGACAAGGCCAAGGGCAACCTCAAGCAGGCCGGCGAGAAGGTGAAGGACGCCTTCAAGTAG
- the pyrR gene encoding bifunctional pyr operon transcriptional regulator/uracil phosphoribosyltransferase PyrR: MPAQQTPGAPDGTVSGRVVLDAGDISRALIRISHEILERNKGAEDLLLLGLHTRGVPLARRLADNIAQVEGTTVATGELDVTMYRDDLRSNPTRAPHRTQVPAGGIDGKTVVLVDDVLYSGRTIRAALDALSDLGRPAVVRLAVLVDRGHRELPIRADHVGKNLPTARSERVSLRLVETDGEDEVRIS, translated from the coding sequence TTGCCTGCACAGCAGACCCCCGGGGCACCCGATGGCACCGTCAGCGGTCGCGTCGTCCTCGACGCCGGCGACATCAGCCGGGCGTTGATCCGCATCTCCCACGAGATCCTCGAGCGCAACAAGGGCGCCGAGGATCTTCTTCTTCTCGGGCTCCACACCCGCGGCGTGCCGCTGGCCCGGCGCCTGGCCGACAACATCGCCCAGGTCGAGGGTACGACGGTCGCCACCGGCGAGCTCGACGTCACGATGTACCGCGACGACCTGCGGTCGAACCCGACCCGCGCGCCGCACCGCACCCAGGTGCCGGCCGGCGGGATCGACGGCAAGACCGTCGTCCTGGTCGACGACGTCCTCTACTCCGGGCGCACGATCCGCGCCGCGCTCGACGCGCTCTCGGACCTGGGCCGCCCGGCCGTCGTACGACTGGCGGTGCTGGTCGACCGGGGTCACCGCGAGCTCCCGATCCGTGCCGACCACGTCGGCAAGAACCTGCCGACCGCCCGCAGCGAGCGCGTCAGCCTGCGGCTGGTCGAGACCGACGGCGAGGACGAGGTGCGCATCTCGTGA
- a CDS encoding aspartate carbamoyltransferase catalytic subunit, with the protein MNKHLLSIDDVSADDIREIFTTAAEMHDVQRRQVKKLPALRGRTVINLFFEDSTRTRSSFEIAGKWLSADVINLSAKGSSASKGESLRDTVLTVTAMGIDGLVVRHGASGAAEQISRWIDVPVINAGDGTHEHPTQALLDGYTLTRKLGTLEGKHVAIVGDLTHSRVFRSNVKSLTKLGATVTAVAPPTLMPAGVGDWSKAAGFATAYDLDEVLPQPDAVMMLRVQRERMSGGFFPTAREYTVGYGLTRDRLAVLKPGTPILHPGPMNRGLEISADAADALDSVVLDQVSAGVAVRMSVLYHLLAGEETSA; encoded by the coding sequence GTGAACAAGCATCTGCTGAGCATCGACGACGTGAGCGCCGACGACATCCGGGAGATCTTCACGACCGCCGCGGAGATGCACGACGTGCAGCGCCGCCAGGTCAAGAAGCTCCCGGCGCTGCGCGGGCGCACCGTCATCAACCTGTTCTTCGAGGACTCCACCCGGACCCGGTCGAGCTTCGAGATCGCCGGCAAGTGGCTCTCCGCCGACGTGATCAACCTGTCCGCGAAGGGCAGCAGCGCGAGCAAGGGCGAGTCGCTGCGCGACACCGTGCTCACGGTCACCGCGATGGGCATCGACGGGCTGGTGGTCCGCCACGGCGCCAGCGGCGCGGCCGAGCAGATCAGCCGCTGGATCGACGTACCGGTCATCAACGCCGGCGACGGCACCCACGAGCACCCCACCCAGGCCCTGCTCGACGGCTACACGCTGACCCGCAAGCTCGGCACGCTGGAGGGCAAGCACGTCGCGATCGTCGGTGACCTGACCCACAGCCGGGTGTTCCGCAGCAACGTCAAGAGCCTCACCAAGCTCGGCGCCACCGTCACGGCCGTCGCGCCGCCGACGCTGATGCCCGCCGGTGTGGGGGACTGGTCCAAGGCGGCGGGCTTCGCGACGGCGTACGACCTCGACGAGGTGCTACCCCAACCCGACGCCGTGATGATGCTGCGCGTCCAGCGCGAGCGGATGAGCGGTGGCTTCTTCCCGACCGCACGCGAGTACACCGTCGGCTACGGCCTGACCCGTGACCGGCTGGCCGTGCTGAAGCCCGGGACGCCGATCCTGCACCCGGGCCCGATGAACCGCGGCTTGGAGATCTCCGCGGACGCCGCCGACGCCCTCGACTCGGTCGTCCTCGACCAGGTGTCCGCGGGTGTCGCGGTCCGCATGTCCGTGCTCTACCACCTGCTCGCCGGTGAGGAGACCAGCGCATGA
- a CDS encoding dihydroorotase: MSILIKGATLPDGTTTDVLVEDGTVAELGSVKTKADRTTDADGLRLLPGLVDLHTHLREPGREDAETVLTGSRAAAVGGYTAVLAMANTNPVTDTAEAAERVYDLGRQAGLVDVQPVGAVTKALAGEELAELGLMARSRAKVRVFSDDGRCVHDPRVMRRALEYVKAFGGVVSQHSQDPSLAGPTACCHEGELSGRLGLPGWPGVAEEVIVARDVMLARHTGSRVHVAHVSTAGSVEVIRWAKAQGIDVTAEVTPHHLLLTTDLLTGYDPTFKVNPPLRPDEDVQALREALADGTIDAVATDHAPHARHDKEHAFVDAAFGMLGLETALPVITTVMVESGLLDWAGVARVMSANPARIAGLDDAHGRPIAVGEPANLTLVDPAAKVVVDRAASVSLSRNNPWHDRKLTGRVLATLLRGTPTVLEGALA, encoded by the coding sequence ATGAGCATCCTGATCAAGGGCGCCACCCTGCCCGACGGTACGACGACCGACGTCCTCGTCGAGGACGGCACCGTCGCCGAGCTCGGCTCGGTGAAGACCAAGGCGGACCGGACGACCGACGCCGACGGCCTGCGGCTGCTGCCCGGCCTGGTCGACCTGCACACCCACCTGCGCGAGCCCGGCCGCGAGGACGCCGAGACGGTGCTCACCGGCTCGCGCGCCGCCGCTGTCGGCGGCTACACCGCGGTCCTGGCGATGGCCAACACCAACCCCGTCACCGACACCGCCGAGGCGGCCGAGCGCGTCTACGACCTCGGCCGGCAGGCCGGGCTGGTCGACGTCCAGCCGGTCGGCGCGGTCACCAAGGCCCTGGCGGGCGAGGAGCTCGCCGAGCTCGGCCTGATGGCCCGCAGCCGCGCCAAGGTGCGGGTCTTCTCCGACGACGGCAGGTGCGTCCACGACCCGCGTGTTATGCGCCGGGCGCTGGAGTACGTCAAGGCGTTCGGCGGCGTGGTCAGCCAGCACAGCCAGGACCCGAGCCTCGCCGGGCCGACCGCCTGCTGCCACGAGGGCGAGCTCTCCGGCCGCCTCGGCCTGCCGGGCTGGCCTGGCGTCGCCGAGGAGGTCATCGTCGCGCGCGACGTGATGCTGGCCCGCCACACCGGCAGCCGGGTCCACGTCGCGCACGTCTCGACCGCCGGCAGCGTCGAGGTCATCCGCTGGGCCAAGGCGCAGGGGATCGACGTGACCGCCGAGGTCACGCCCCACCACCTGCTGCTCACCACCGACCTGCTCACCGGCTACGACCCGACGTTCAAGGTCAACCCGCCGCTGCGTCCCGACGAGGACGTGCAGGCGCTGCGCGAGGCCCTGGCCGACGGCACCATCGACGCCGTCGCGACCGACCACGCGCCGCACGCGCGCCACGACAAGGAGCACGCCTTCGTCGACGCGGCGTTCGGCATGCTCGGCCTCGAGACCGCGCTGCCGGTGATCACCACGGTGATGGTCGAGTCCGGCCTGCTCGACTGGGCCGGTGTGGCCCGGGTGATGAGCGCCAACCCGGCCCGGATCGCCGGCCTGGACGACGCCCACGGCCGCCCGATCGCCGTCGGCGAGCCCGCCAACCTCACCCTGGTCGACCCGGCCGCGAAGGTGGTCGTCGACCGAGCCGCCAGCGTCTCGCTGAGCCGCAACAACCCCTGGCACGACCGCAAGCTGACCGGCCGCGTCCTCGCGACGCTGCTGCGCGGCACCCCCACCGTCCTGGAAGGAGCGCTCGCATGA
- the carA gene encoding glutamine-hydrolyzing carbamoyl-phosphate synthase small subunit yields MSTPALLVLEDGRTFHGEAYGAEGETFGEAVFNTGMTGYQETLTDPSYHRQVVVMTAPHIGNTGVNDEDPESKRIWVAGYVVREPARIPSNWRSRRSLDDELREQGVVGISGIDTRALTRHLRERGAMRVGISTVETDPEKLLAKVKDAAEMSGANLSEAVSTGEAYVVPAQGERRFTVAALDLGIKDMTPQRMSERGIEVHVLPATATIDDVLAVKPDGLFFSNGPGDPAATTGQVELLQQSLERGLPYFGICFGNQLFGRALGFGTYKLKYGHRGINQPVMDLTTRKVEVTAHNHGFAVDAPVGEPTETPYGTATVSHVCLNDDVVEGLELRDGGGRLKAFSVQYHPEAAAGPHDAAYLFDRFTTLLEENA; encoded by the coding sequence ATGAGCACCCCCGCACTGCTCGTCCTCGAGGACGGCCGCACGTTCCACGGCGAGGCCTACGGCGCCGAGGGCGAGACCTTCGGCGAGGCCGTCTTCAACACCGGCATGACCGGCTACCAGGAGACGCTGACCGACCCGTCGTACCACCGTCAGGTCGTCGTGATGACGGCTCCCCACATCGGCAACACCGGCGTCAACGACGAGGACCCGGAGTCGAAGCGGATCTGGGTCGCCGGGTACGTCGTCCGCGAGCCCGCGCGCATCCCCAGCAACTGGCGCTCGCGCCGCAGCCTCGACGACGAGCTCAGGGAGCAGGGCGTCGTCGGCATCTCCGGCATCGACACCCGCGCGCTCACCCGCCACCTGCGCGAGCGCGGCGCGATGCGGGTCGGCATCTCCACCGTCGAGACCGACCCCGAGAAGCTGCTCGCCAAGGTCAAGGACGCCGCCGAGATGTCGGGCGCCAACCTGTCCGAGGCGGTCTCCACCGGCGAGGCGTACGTCGTGCCCGCGCAGGGGGAGAGGCGGTTCACCGTGGCCGCCCTCGACCTCGGCATCAAGGACATGACGCCGCAGCGGATGAGCGAGCGCGGCATCGAGGTCCACGTCCTGCCCGCCACCGCGACGATCGACGACGTCCTGGCCGTGAAGCCCGACGGACTCTTCTTCTCCAACGGCCCCGGCGACCCGGCAGCCACGACCGGCCAGGTCGAGCTGCTCCAGCAGTCGCTGGAGCGCGGCCTGCCGTACTTCGGCATCTGCTTCGGCAACCAGCTCTTCGGCCGCGCGCTCGGCTTCGGCACCTACAAGCTGAAGTACGGCCACCGCGGCATCAACCAGCCGGTGATGGACCTGACCACCCGCAAGGTCGAGGTCACCGCCCACAACCACGGGTTCGCGGTCGACGCCCCGGTCGGCGAGCCCACCGAGACGCCGTACGGCACCGCCACGGTCAGCCACGTGTGCCTCAACGACGACGTCGTGGAGGGACTCGAGCTCCGCGACGGTGGCGGCAGGCTCAAGGCGTTCTCCGTCCAGTACCACCCCGAGGCCGCCGCCGGCCCGCACGACGCGGCGTACCTCTTCGACCGCTTCACCACGCTCCTGGAGGAGAACGCCTGA